The window TTTTTACTTTAACTTTTATAAATTTCATATCTTTTAATTTAAAATAGCGCTGCGGTTTATTAAAATACAGACCGCAGTGAAACTTAAAAATAATTACAAAACTTACGGTCCTTTCATCTACCTGTTTCATTTTACCTTATTTTTTGTTATAATATTCTCTATGGAATATCAAGTAACTGCAACGCGGCGGAGGCCGCAAAGGTTTGAAGATTTACTGGGACAGGAATTCGTTGCTGCCACCTTACAAAAATCTATAGAAGCCGGAAAAATTGCTCACGCTTATTTGTTTTCCGGGCCCAGAGGCTGCGGAAAAACAAGCTCCGCACGTATTTTGGCGAAAGTTCTAAATTGCGCAGAAGGACCTAAATCAACCCCTTGCGGGAAATGCACTTCGTGCGAAGAAATTACTTTGGGCTCCTGTTTGGATGTAATTGAAATCGACGGAGCTTCAAATACCGGTGTAAATGATGTGCGTCAAATTAAAGATGAAATATTGTTCCCGCCTAATTCCAACCGCTATAAAATTTACATTATAGATGAAGTTCATATGCTTTCTACAAGCGCATTTAACGCTTTATTAAAAACTATAGAAGAACCTCCTCCCTATGTAGTATTTATTTTTGCAACTACCGAAATTCATAAGGTGCCGGCAACAATAAAAAGCCGCTGTCAACAGTTTAATTTTAAATTGGTGCCTATTGAAATTTTAAAAGAAGCTCTTGCAGGAGCCGCCGCCGAACTTAATATACAAGCCGATGACGAGGCTCTTTATTGGATTGCGCGCGAAGCTACCGGAAGTGTCCGCGACGCTTATACTCTTTTTGACCAAGTGGCAGCCTTCTCGGACGGTCATATCACATTTGAAAAAATTCATGAAAAGCTCGGACTTACCGGAATAGAATCCATAAATAAACTTGTTTCGGCGTGTACGGCAAAACGCGGACATGAAGCTTTGGTTGTTTTGGACGAAATTTTACAAAACGGAATTTCGGTTGAACAAGTTGTTTCCGATTGTGCCGATTATTTCAGAAGTTTATTGCTTGTAAAGCACGGTATTACAAAAGAAGCTCTAATAGGGCAGCGTGCGGAGCGGTTTCCGCAAGAAATTTTAACAGGGTGGAATTCGGTACAAATCGAACAGGCCTTAAGTATTATGCTTCAGCTTTTTAAAGATTTACGCTTTTCCGTTGACCCGCGGTACGAATTGGAACTTGCGGTTTCAAGGCTGGCATGGCTTACCGACTATGTTTCTCCGCAAGAATTAAAAACCGCTTATGATGCGGCTCGAGAAATTTACTCGCTTCAAATGCGGCTTTGCCGGAATCCGGAAGCGGTAATATTTACTCGGAAAAACGCTCACATACCGGCAACAGGCGGCAAAATACGGACAGCCCTTATTTGCAAAACACGAACGGAGTAAATCTTCCCGATTACGGCGGCAGCGGATATCCTAATGCGGGAAACGGGAAATATCAAAACACCGGAAACTCTTATTTGCACGGCAAAGGAGAAGACCAATCTTTTAGCGGTGCGGGCAGTTTGACCGAACAGTTTAAGGCAATTTTAAAAAACGGAAGCGCCTCGAATAAACCGTACGGTTCGGATTCGGTAAAACACGAAGAAGAAAAAAAGACAGTCGAAACAGGATTGTCCAATCAAGCTGTCCGCATAGAGCAAAACAATACTATAAAAAATGATAACGCAAATAACCGTATTGAAAATAATCCAAATAAAAACATCTTAACGGGTAATTCTTCTCAAAATAAAACTGTTTCTTCCGAGGAGCTTGAAGAAATAAAAAAGCGGGCTGCCGAAATCTTATCGAAACAATACGGACTTTTAGCTTCGGCAGTAGGACAAAGCCGTGAGTGGACTTTAAAAAACGAAAATCTTTTTATTATTGCCAAATCCGCCTTTGATGTTTCGCTTTTACAAAAACATTCTGAAATTTTACGCAATACCGTTACGGAACTTATGGGGCTAAATTGTAAGATTGTAATTAAAGAATTTATCCCTCCCGAAAAAAAATGAAAAGGAACCGCTTCCGGAAGAAAAAAAACATCCTTATAAAATTTTAATGATTGAAGATATTTTTATGGGCAAGGTTGTAGAAAAAAAAGCTGTAGATGAAGGGTCAAGCGATATTGAAGAAACGGAGTTTGGCGGTTCGAACGAAACCGTTTCCGAATACGTATCGTAAACTTATACTGCTTGCCCTTTTGTCTATATTTTAGTATCTTAAAAAAACACTGTATTTAATTGGAGGCTGTTTTTTATGGCACAGTATAAGTTTGAGACGGAAGTGAATCAGCTTTTATCGCTTATTATTCATTCACTTTATTCAAACAAGGAGATTTTTTTAAGGGAGCTTGTTTCAAACGCTTCCGATGCATTGGATAAGTTAAAATATTTAACCGTATCCGATGAAGCTTACAAGCAAATTCAATTTAAACCGCGTATCGACATTTGCTTTGACGAAACGGCAAATACCTTAACTATCCGCGATACGGGTATCGGTATGAACGCTGAAGATTTAAAAAGCAATTTGGGAACAATTGCCCGCTCGGGAACAAAGGCGTTTTTGGAAAATCTTGCCGCCGCCGATAAAAAAGATTCAAATCTTATAGGTCAGTTCGGTGTAGGTTTTTACTCCGCATTTATGACCGCCTCTACGATTGACGTTATTTCAAAAAAAGCGGGCGAAACTGAAGTATGGAAGTGGTCGTCCGACGGCAAAGGCTCTTACGATTTGGAAGCGGCCGACGATTCCGCATTTCCGGTTATGGACGAAGTCCCCGAAGGTGTAAACGGCACCTGTATTGTATTACATTTAAATAATGAAGATTCGGAATATGCGACACGTTGGAAGATAGAAGAAATCATTAAAACTTACTCCGACCACATTGCTTTCCCTATCTATTTGCATTATGTTCAAAAAGAATACGACGATAAGGGAAAGGTAAAATCGGAATCTCCCAAGGTTGAACAAATAAACGACGGGGGAGCGCTTTGGCAAAAATCCAAAAGCAGCTTAAAAGAGGAAGATTATTTTAACTTTTATAAATCGCTTTCGCACGATTCCGAAAATCCTCTTATGTATATTCATACAAAGGCGGAGGGCACACAGGAGTATACTACGCTTTTTTATATTCCGTCCAAGGCTCCCTTCGATATGTTCCATGCGGATTACAAACCGGGTGTAAAACTTTTCGTAAAGCGGGTATTTATTACAGATGATGAAAAAGAACTCTTACCTACGTACTTGCGTTTTGTACGCGGAGTTATAGACAGCGAAGATTTACCCTTAAATGTAAGCCGTGAAATCCTGCAACAAAACAGAATTCTTACAAACATTAAAAACGCTTCGGTAAACAAACTCTTATCCGAGTTTAAAAAACTTTCCGAAACCGATAAAGAAAAATATTCCAAATTCATTGCGGAATTTAACCGACCCTTAAAAGAAGGCTTATACGGCGATTACGAGCACCGCGAAGAACTTATGGAATTAGTGCGCTTTAAGACTACAAGCTCCGAAGTAAAAGAAGATGAATGGACAAGTTTTGCCGATTATGTTTCCAGAATGAAAAGCGGACAAAAGGCAATTTATTATATTACGGGCGATGATGAAAAAACTCTTCGTCAATCTCCGCACCTTGAAGCCTACAAGGCAAAGGGTTTTGAAGTTTTAATTATGTCCGATGAAGTGGACGACATAGTTATTCCCTCTCTTCACAAATATAAAGAATGGGAATTAAAGGCGGCAAACCGGGCAGGCTCGGATGAAGAGCTGAATACTGCGGAAGAAACAAAAGAAGCCGAAAAAAAAGAAAAAGATTTTAAACCCGTTCTCGAAAAAATTAAAGAAGCGCTCGGAGATAAGGTAAAAGAAGTCCGCTTTTCAAAACGGCTTTCCGATTCGCCTTCGTGCATAGTTGTAGACGAAAAAGACCCGAGTTTACAAATGGAAAGAATGATGAGGGCAATGGGACAGTTTACGGCAAGTTCGGTAAAACCCATTTTGGAAGTCAATGCGGCTCATATCTTGGTACAAAAGTTAAAATCTTGCGAGGATAAAGCTTTTATAGATGATATGTCGAATATGCTTTTGGAGCAAGCCTTACTTGTAGAAAGCGGCGAATTAAAGGCTCCTGTAGATTTCGTAAAACGGATAAACCGTCTTATGTCGCAGGAATT is drawn from Treponema pedis and contains these coding sequences:
- the dnaX gene encoding DNA polymerase III subunit gamma/tau → MEYQVTATRRRPQRFEDLLGQEFVAATLQKSIEAGKIAHAYLFSGPRGCGKTSSARILAKVLNCAEGPKSTPCGKCTSCEEITLGSCLDVIEIDGASNTGVNDVRQIKDEILFPPNSNRYKIYIIDEVHMLSTSAFNALLKTIEEPPPYVVFIFATTEIHKVPATIKSRCQQFNFKLVPIEILKEALAGAAAELNIQADDEALYWIAREATGSVRDAYTLFDQVAAFSDGHITFEKIHEKLGLTGIESINKLVSACTAKRGHEALVVLDEILQNGISVEQVVSDCADYFRSLLLVKHGITKEALIGQRAERFPQEILTGWNSVQIEQALSIMLQLFKDLRFSVDPRYELELAVSRLAWLTDYVSPQELKTAYDAAREIYSLQMRLCRNPEAVIFTRKNAHIPATGGKIRTALICKTRTE
- the htpG gene encoding molecular chaperone HtpG, with translation MAQYKFETEVNQLLSLIIHSLYSNKEIFLRELVSNASDALDKLKYLTVSDEAYKQIQFKPRIDICFDETANTLTIRDTGIGMNAEDLKSNLGTIARSGTKAFLENLAAADKKDSNLIGQFGVGFYSAFMTASTIDVISKKAGETEVWKWSSDGKGSYDLEAADDSAFPVMDEVPEGVNGTCIVLHLNNEDSEYATRWKIEEIIKTYSDHIAFPIYLHYVQKEYDDKGKVKSESPKVEQINDGGALWQKSKSSLKEEDYFNFYKSLSHDSENPLMYIHTKAEGTQEYTTLFYIPSKAPFDMFHADYKPGVKLFVKRVFITDDEKELLPTYLRFVRGVIDSEDLPLNVSREILQQNRILTNIKNASVNKLLSEFKKLSETDKEKYSKFIAEFNRPLKEGLYGDYEHREELMELVRFKTTSSEVKEDEWTSFADYVSRMKSGQKAIYYITGDDEKTLRQSPHLEAYKAKGFEVLIMSDEVDDIVIPSLHKYKEWELKAANRAGSDEELNTAEETKEAEKKEKDFKPVLEKIKEALGDKVKEVRFSKRLSDSPSCIVVDEKDPSLQMERMMRAMGQFTASSVKPILEVNAAHILVQKLKSCEDKAFIDDMSNMLLEQALLVESGELKAPVDFVKRINRLMSQELK